DNA sequence from the Candidatus Tanganyikabacteria bacterium genome:
CACGATGATCGCTTCGGTGGCGCCGGCGGTCGCGTTGCGGAAGCCCTGCTCGATGCCCGCGGGGCAGTCGATGAGGATGTAGCCGAAGCCGTCGGCCTGCAGGTCCGTGATGAGCTGCCGCATCTGGTCGGGGTTGACCGCGCTCTTGTCGCGCGTCTGAGCGGCCGGGAGCAGCACGAGGTTGGGCAACCGCTTGTCCTTGATGAGGGCCTGGCGCAGCTTGCAGCGGCCTTCGACGACGTCCACGATGTCGTAGACGATGCGGTTTTCGAGGCCCAGGATCAGATCCAGGTTGCGCAGGCCGATGTCGGCGTCGATGAGCGCGACCTTCTCGCCCATGCTCGCCAGGGCCATGCCCAGGTTGGCGGTCGTCGTGGTCTTGCCGACGCCCCCCTTGCCCGAGGTGATGACAATGACCCGACCACTGGACATCCGGACACCTCCGCAGGAATCAAAAACGAACGACAACCGCGAAACGAACCAAGGAAACGGCTATTGCCATTTTAACAGATTCACAAGGCGCTTAATGGTGGATTACGTTTTAAGTGTTGTTGCGGGCGGATCCGGAACGTGGGTCACTCCCGGGTCAAGCCCGGGGTTCCGTTGTGTGTGGGTCACTCCCGGGTCAAGCCCGGGGTTCAGAGCGGCAGGACGTGGATCTCGCCATTCTCGACGGTCGCCTTCTCGGGGAACTTGCTGAGCGGCGGCTGGTTGCCGTCCGGCGCCCGGGCAATCAGGTCGCCGATGCGCAACTGGGTGGGCCGGAGGTTGATCGCCAGGATCTGCGCCGTGAGATCGCCGCCGTACCCGGCATGCGCGACGCCGCGCAGGGTACCCATCACCACGATGTCTCCGGCCGCCCGCAACTCGGACCCGGCGTTGACGTCGCCGACGATCACCAGGTTACCCGCGGATTCCATCACCGTGCCCGATCTGACGGTGCCCTTCAAGTAGCGCGTCTGCTCGCGCGGGTTTGGCGGCTCGGGCTTGGGGGGCCGGGCCGGCAGTTCTTCGAATGTATCCAGGCCCCGCGAGGCCGCGCAGTCGCGCAGCGCGGCCGAAGCCGCGACCACGCCGGCCGGCTCCAGGCCGTATGCCTCCTGGAGGTGATCGCATAGCGCCTCGAACTCGGCACCATCCAGGTCGCGATTGCCCAAATCCAGGGTGGCCGGCGCGCCATCCCAGAAGTCGCGTGCCAGCGCCAAGCGCGCGTCGAGCGCCTCCCGCACAGCCTCCCAGGGCTCGGCGGCCGGCAAAGCGATCAGCAGGCCGCCCCGCCAGCCCTTGAAACGAACATCGGGCGAGGCGCCCTCGGCCGGGATGTCGGTCCCTTCCTCGGGGGTCGCGAGAACGGTGTCTTCAGCCATGACGTACTCCAGATCGCCGCTCATTCTACCACCGCCGAACCGGAAGGACCTGCCGGCGCCGGGGATCGGGAGGGCCTCGGAGTACGATAATGCGCTCCGGGCGCGGGTGTCGGGGATGCAGTGGCCTCGGGGATGCCGTAGAACTGCCGGAGCAGCTTGCCCGCAATCGGCGCGGCGACCGACCCGCCATGCCCGGCTTTCTCGAGGAGGACGGAAATGGCGATGCGCGGCTTGTCCGCCGGCGAGTAGCAGACGAACCAGCCGTGCGTCTTCTGGCCCTTCACCGCCTCGGCGGATCCCGTCTTGCCCCCCGACGTGTAGCCGGGCACCTTGGCCGCGGTACCGGTGCCGTGCGACACGACATCGGCCAGCGAACCGCGTACCATCTTCCACGTCTCGGGTTTCCAGCGATTCACGATCCCGGGGTCGGCCGCCTCATCCTCGCCCGGCGGCAGCGCCAGCTTGGGGCGCACGACCCGCCCACCGTTGGCGACCGTCGCGATCATGACGGCCGCCTGGATTGGCGTGATGTTGACCCAGCCCTGGCCGATGGACATGTTGGCCGACTCGCCCGGATACCACTTTTCCTTGAAGCGTTCGCGCTTCCAGGCCGAATCGGGAATGAGGCCGGCCGCTTCGTGCCCGAGAAGTATGCCGGTGGGGCTGCCCAGGCCGAAGGCTCTCGCAGCGGCGGCCATGCGATCCGGCCCGAGGCGCAGGCCCAGTTCGTAGTACACGGTGTCGATGGACATCACCAGGGCCTTGTGGAAATCGACCCGCCCGAAGCCGCCTTCCTTCCAGTCGCGGAACATCCGGTTGCCCACGTAGTACACCCCCGTGCTCATGAACTTGGAGTCCTCGCGCACGACGCCGGCTTCCATCGCCGCGACGCTCGTGACGATCTTGAAGATCGAGCCCGGCGGATAGGCCGACGAGATGGCCCGGTTGAGCAGCGGTTTCACCGGACTGTTGATGGCTCGCCAGTCCTGGGGCTTTATCCGGCCGGCGAACATGTTGGGGTCGAAATCCGGGGAGCTGGCGAGCGCCAGGATCTCGCCGGTGCTTGGCTCCAGGCACACGATCGCGCCGATCTTGCCTTCCAGCTCCCTTTCGGCCACCTCCTGCAACTCGGCGTCGAGGGCGATGCGCAGGTCCTTTCCGGGGATCGGCGGGATTTCGGCCAGCGTACGCATGGGGCGCCCGCGGTTGTCCACCTCGACCTGTTGCCGGCCCGGAACGCCGCGCAGGTGGATGTCGAAGACGCGCTCCAGGCCCGTGCGGCCCATCACGTCGCCGGGGCGGTACCCTTGTGCGGCGAGGACCTCGAGTTCGGTGTCGGTGACTTCGCCCGTGTACCCGAGCAGATGCGCGGCAAAGCGCCCGCGCGGGTAGTGCCGCACCGTGACCGGATCGATCGAGACTCCGGGGAGCTTGTGCTGATTCTCGGCGATGAGCGCGATGGTTCGCTCGTCGATGTCCGAAAGGACGCGCACCGGCAGGCTTGAGGCCTTCTCGCGCTTCGCCCGGACTTCCGCCGTGGAGACGCCCAGCAGTTTGCCGAGGCGGTCGATGACTTCGTCGGTCTGCTTGCGCGTCAGCTTGATCGGGTAGAGCGTCACCGAGTACGAGAGGCGGCTTGCGGCGAGAGTTTGCCCGTGCCGGTCGCTGATGACGCCGCGCGGCGCCGGTTCGAGGATGACGCGGAGGCGGTTGCCCTCGGCCCGTTCCCGGAACTCCGAGACGCCCACGACCTGGAGCGTGAACAGACGCCCCATGAGCAGCAAGATGAGGAATGCGATGACGCCCGAGAACGCGAGCGTCCGGAAGCGGGGCGAGACCTGGGCCTTGGCGGAGTCCATCACGTCCTCCGCGGGGCGGGGGACGCGCCGGCGGCACGCCACGGGCGCCAGATCGCCCGGAACGCCAGATACAGCGGCCAGGACACCAGCGCGTTGGACACCACGGCCGGCAGCCAGATTGCCACGAAATGCGGCCAGTTGCGATGCAGCAGGGCCAGGAGCGCTTCCTGGGCGACGGTAGCCGCCGCCACGAGGGGGACGATGAAGACCGCCTGGCGCAGGTTGAGGACCGGCCGGACGGTCCCGGCCAGGAAGCCGAGCAGGCCGCGAAGCGCCGTGAAGGTGACCCCGCCGCCGACCAGGAAGTCCTGGACGATGCCGGACGCCATGCCGAACACGAGCCCGCGCCTCGGCCCGGCAAGCGCCGCCCAGGCCATCGAGGCCGCCAGCAGCACGTCCACCCGCACGGCACCCCACTGCGCCAGCGGCGAGACCTGGAAGCCGCCCAGCGCCACCAGGACGATCAGGCCGAGAATCCAGGCCAGCGACCCACCTTCGCGGTGCGACCCTTCCCGGGATTTCATCAGGAGATCACTTCAGGACCCCCGGCAGGGGATCGAGAATGAGCACCTCTTCCAGCCGATCCAGGTCGGCCTCGGGCACGACGGTCACCTGGGGAGTGATGGCGTTCGGATGTCGCAGGACCCGCGCGACCCGGCCCAGCGGCAGGCCCTTGGGGTAGACGCCGCCCATGCCGCTCGTGACCAGCATGTCGCCCACGCGGAAATCGACCTGCTGCTGGAGGTACTTCATCACGAGGGTCGCCTCGCCTTCGCCCGCGACGACACCGGGAGACCGGGAACGCTGGTTGAGGCACGAGACCTCGTTGTCGGGATCCGTCAGGAGGCCGACCTGCGCGACGCGTTCTCCCGCATGCATGACCTTGCCGACCACGCCTTGGGGCGCCATCACGACCGCGCCCTCGGCGACCCCGTCTCGTCGCCCCCGGTCGACGTACACGCGCGCGTGCCAGTTGTCCGGCGAGCGGCCGATGATCCTGGCGAACCGGCCCTTTTCGGGAATGGCGCTCGCCAGGCCCACGAGCTGTCGCAATCTCACCACTTCGGACTCGATCTCCGCACGCCGCGTGAGTTCGCGCTGCAGATCGTTGACCTTGATCCCGAGCGCATGGTTCTCGCGCGTCAGCCGGTCGAGATCCTGGAGGTAGCCCGCCCCGCCGCGCACGGCCGAGTAGCCGGCCTGCACCAGCCGTAGCCCGGGGCTGAGCAACTCGGGCAGCAGCATGCTCCGGCCGCTGCTCCAGCTCGTCACGCCCGCGAGTGCGAGGATCGCGAGGGCGAACCCCACGTCGCGGATGGGCCATCGCGCGGTGGCGGCTGCGGGCACGGTCGGCGGCCTACGGCGCTACCGGGGCACGGCGGCGGGCGGCCCTCATGGAGATCTTCCTCATTACCTAGATTTTAGGCCGTGCCGACGACTCTTTTCAGTGTCGGGAACTCCTCCAGGACGCGACCGGTGCCCAGGACCACGCAGGACAGCGGATCGTCGGCGATGTGGACCGGCATCTCGGTGTCGTGGCTGATAAGTTCGTCGAGGCCCTGCAGCAGGGCGCCGCCGCCCGCGAGTACGATGCCGCGGTCGATGATGTCGGCGGCCAGTTCGGGCGGGGTCTTCTCCAGGGTGTCGCGGACGGCGTCCACGATGGCCGTGACAGGCTCCTGGATGGCCTCGCGCACCTCCGACGAGCTGATGGTGACCGTGCGCGGCAGGCCGCTCACGAGGTTGAGGCCGCGCACCTCCATGATCTTCTCGTCGCCCCGCGGATAGGCCGATCCCAGCCTGATCTTGATTTCCTCGGCCGTGCGCTCGCCGATCGAGAGGTTGTGCACCTTCTTGAGGAAGTGGACGATCGAATCGGTCAACTCGTCGCCGGCAATGCGCACCGACTTGGAAACCACGATGCCTCCCAGCGAGATCACCGCCACCTCGGTCGTGCCGCCGCCGATATCCACGATCATCGAGCCCGTGGGCTCGGACACGGGCAAGCCGGCCCCGATGGCCGCCGCCATCGGCTCCTCGATAAGGTAGACCTCGCGGGCGCCGGCCTGATAGGCCGCGTCCTGCACGGCCCGCCGCTCGACGCCCGTGACGCCTGAAGGGATGCCGATGACCATGCGCGGACGGAACCAGCCGCCGCCGTCGTGCGCCTTCTGGATGAAGTGCTTGAGCATCGTCTCGGCGACGTCGAAGTCCGCGATGACGCCGTCCATCAACGGGCGGATGGCGATGATGTTTCCGGGGGTGCGGCCCAGCATCTGCTTGGCCTCTTCGCCCACGGCCAAGGCGACGTTTCGCTGGTTCTGCTGGATGGCGACGACCGAGGGCTCCCGCAGGACGATGCCCTTGCCGCGCACGAAGACCAGTGTGTTGGCCGTGCCCAGGTCAATTCCCATGTCGCGGCTGAACCGGCCCATGATGCGATCGAACACCGAGTGTAACCTTTCGTTGGAAAATAGCTGTCAGGAAAATGTGGCAAAGGCCGCGTGGGAGGCATTATAGCCTTTCGTCCCGCGCGCGCCCCCGAACAGCTTGTTACAAGATCTTCTACTTCAGGTGCCAAATGGGATCCCGAGCGACTTCAACGCTTCTCCGACGCGGGACAGCGGGAGGCCCACCACGGTGAAGTAGTCGCCGGAAATCTCGGGCACGAAGACCGCGGCGCGCCCCTGGATGCCGTATGCCCCCGCCTTGTCCAGGGGCTCCCCGGTCGCGACGTAGGTTGCGATCTCGGGGGCCGTCAAGACCCGGAATCGCACGCGCGTGATCTCTGCTCCCGCCAGGACCCGGTCGGGGCCCGCGACCGCCCAGCCCGTCACCACGTCGTGGGTCCGGCCCGACAGGGCGCCAAGCATGGCCGCGGCCTCGGCGGGGTCGGCCGGCTTCCCCAGGATCTTGCCGTCCAGCACCACCATCGTGTCCGCGGCGACGACGGCCCGGGACTCGGGGTATCGCTCCCGGCAGGCGGCGGCCTTTTCGCGGGCCAGCCGCTCTGCCGCCCGGATCGGGTCTTCGCCTGGTTGGACCGTCTCGTCGACCTGGCAGTCGGTGGCCACCCGGAACGCCACGCCGATCTGCCGCAGGAGTTCCGCCCGGCGCGGGGAAGCGGACGCCAGGATCACCCCGGCGTCGGCGCTTGCGGGCACGATCAGGGCGTAGCCGCCAGCAGGGCGGCTTTCTCTTCCTTGGTGAGGATCTGGGTCTGCCGGATCTTGTGGGCCCACCGGTTGACCAGGCCGCCGATCGCCTGCTGGCCCTCGCCGGGCCGGCGATCGTAGACGCGGATGTGCTGCGGCTCGCGCTCCGGCTCTGCCCAGAACAGCTCGAAGCCCGCCTCGGGAGACTCCTGGGCCGACAGGACCTCGATCTCGGCCACGCGCTCGAAAGTCAGGTCCTCGGCCACCGCCATCAAGCGGATGCGGAAGAATCCCCAGGGGCGCCCGTCCACGACGGTGAGCGCGTTGGGCGCCATCCGGAAGAAGGGCCGCACCTCCTCCAGCGTGAACTGCCCCGAGAACGAGGCGTGATAACCCTCTTCGGGGGCAGAGAGCGGCACGTAGACGTGGGAGTGGTGGCACTGGATGTAAGGGAGGAGAACGTTGAAGTGATCCTGGAAACCTGCCAGGAGGAGGCGCACTTCGTCACGCCCCAGCGGCACTTCCGGCGCCGCGCCGTACAGCACCGCGCCCTGAAACGGCACGGGCATCAGCGCGCCCGCAGTCGTGTGAAAAGTGAGACTCAAGACCAAAAACCCCTCAAAATCGCCTGGTCGCTCCCGCCCCGTGCGGGGGCTCCGTCTCTGGCAGAATCCCCGGTTCTGAACGGAGAGCGTAACGTGCGGCCGGCCGGTAGGTAAACTAAAACGAGGGGAAGGTCGGGTTAACCTTGGGTTATGTTTTCGGCGAAAGCGGCGCGTCACGGTAAGATCGGCGGAATGTCGGGAGTTCCCACCATCGCGTTCGCGACGCTCGGCTGCAAGACCAACCAGGCCGAGACCGTGAACCTGCTGGCGCAGTTGCAGGCCGACCTGGCGGTCGTGCCCTTCGATCAGGGGGCCGACATCTACGTCATCAACACCTGTACCGTCACCCATGAGGCGGATCGCCAGAGCCGCCAGCTGGTCCGGAGGGCGCTCCGCCACAACCCCGACGCGCGGATCGTGGTGACGGGCTGCGCCGTCGACTACGCCTCCGCCGAATTCGGTCGGTTGCCGGGAGTACGCCTGGCGGCACGCAACGCCCAGAAGGACGAGATCGCCGGCGTCGTCGCGTCCTGGTACGGCCTGACCCCCGGTCCCGAGCGGCCGCCCGGGCCGGGAGCGGGCGGGGGGCACACGCGGGCCTGGCTGAAAGTTGCCGAGGGTTGCGCCAACGCCTGCTCGTTCTGCGTGATCCCGGCGGTGCGAGGTGCCGAGCGCAGCGTTCCCGCCGGCGAACTCGTGGCCAGGGCCAGGCGCCTGGCCGAAGCCGGCTACCGCGAAATCGTGCTTACCGGCACCAACATCGGCTCCTACGGGCGGGACGGCGCGTCGGGTCTGACGCGCCGGGCAGGGCGCGGGACGGCGCGGGGGGCGACGCTCGCGCCGCTCATCGAGCGGTTGCTGGCCGAGGTGCCCGAAGTAGCGCGCTGGCGCGTCAGCTCGATCGAGCCCATCGACTTTCCGGACGATTTGCTGGCGGCGTTCGCGCACGAGCGGGTGTGCCCCCACGTGCACCTCTGCCTGCAGAGCGGCAGCGACCGGATCCTGGCGGCGATGCGGCGCCGCTACAACATGGCGACGTACCGCAGGCTGGTCGATCGGCTGCGCGCGGCCCGACCCGGCCTCACCCTGACGACCGACGTCATCGTGGGTTTTCCCGGCGAGTCCGAAGCCGATTTCGCGGCTACCGTCGACTGTCTGCGCGACATCGGCTTCGCGCAGGTGCACCTGTTCCCCTACTCGGATCGCGCCGGGACGCATGCGGCCGGCCTGCCCGACCACGTGGGCCCGGCGGCCATCGCCGACCGCATGGATCGGGCGGAGGCCGCGGTGCGCGACCTCCACTCCCGCTGGCAGGCCGGCTGGGTGGGCAAGGACGCGGACGCCCTGGTGGAACGCGTCGGAGACACCTGGGCGACCGGCACGACGGCGCACTACCTGAAGGTGCGCATCCCGGCCGCGGCGGTTAGGGCTAACCAGCTGCGGCGGGTGCGGGTCGAGGCGGTCGGCGACGGTTTGGCCGACGCCACGCCCGTCGACCTCGCCGTCACACGCGATTGAGGGTTTGCGCCCAGAGGTGGGAAATCGCCTCCAGCATCAGAATGCCGTTGCGATTGCCGGGCTGCGCCTGCAAACAGAGCCGCCAGCGCCGCTCCAGCGCAAGGAGATCCCGTGGCGAGTAGGCATCCGCGGCCAGGCGCGAGAGCAGGCTCCTGACGTCGAGATCGAGCGCTTCGGCAAGCTGGACGAGCGCGAAGAGCGAAGGCTGGGGCACCAGGTTGTGCTCGAGTTTCACCAGGTAGCTGCCGCTGATGCCGGTTGCCGTCTGGAGCTGGAGAAGGGACAGGCCGCGGCCGGTGCGGGCGAGGTTCAGCAGGGCGCCCAGGCTCTGGCTGCGTCGGGCCTGGTGCCAGGCCGCGATCAACTCCGAGGGGGACTCCGGCACCCACGACCGCGCGGGCGCCGCGTCGGAGCCGAGGAAGCGCCGCCACAGCACCGCGAATCGTTCCATCAGAACCCGCCAACGAGGCAAAAAGGGCCACCCCCTTTTCTGCTGCTTCCCGACCCTTCGTTAAAACCCTGATTGTAAAGGATTATGAATCGCCACCGGGCCCCTTGGCAACCCCCCTGCAAAGAATTTCAACGAGTCCAAAAGGTCTCGCAAAGGGCCATTCAAGCGGCTCGCCGGAGAACGCTCCACCGCGGATCCCCATGCCTGCGGGAGGTTTTCCCAATTTTAGTCGGTGTTTTACACAGAGAAGAAGTGTTTTTGCACTTGAAGATGCGCTAGATGTAGGGTACTAATGGGGGACGATCTAGGGATGTGACACTAAATCTAGGGGGCCTCCAAAGCGGCTTGGATACGCTTGGCACCTCCACCCCAGGAGGATTTTCGCAATAGATGCTGAGTAAGAATGCCCTGACCGTCCTCGAGAAGCGGTACCTCAAAAAAGACGAGCAAGGAGCGGTCGCCGAGACCCCGGAGGATCTGTTCAACCGGGTCGCCCGCACGCTCGCCGACATCGATCGGCTGTACGGCGCGTCCGACGTGGAAGTCCACGCCACGCGCGACGAGTTCTACGCGCTCTTGACGAGCCTCGACTTCCTGCCCAACAGCCCGACCCTGGCCAATGCGGGCACCCGTACGGGGCAATTGTCGGCCTGCTTCGTGCTCCCGGTAGCCGACGACCTGCGCGGCATCTTCGACACCGTGCGCGACGCGGCCCTCATCCACCAGACAGGCGGCGGCACGGGCTTTGCGTTCAGCCGCCTCCGCCCCAAGGGCGACCTGGTCGGCTCGACCAAGGGCGTGAGCTCGGGCCCGGTCAGCTTCATGGACGTCTTCAACGCCGCCACGGAGTCCATCAAGCAGGGCGGAATGCGCCGCGGGGCCAACATGGGCATCCTGCGCGTCGACCACCCGGACATCCTCGAGTTCGTGCGCCACAAGGAAGATCTCACCAAGCTCACCAACTTCAACATCTCG
Encoded proteins:
- the mrdA gene encoding penicillin-binding protein 2, whose translation is MDSAKAQVSPRFRTLAFSGVIAFLILLLMGRLFTLQVVGVSEFRERAEGNRLRVILEPAPRGVISDRHGQTLAASRLSYSVTLYPIKLTRKQTDEVIDRLGKLLGVSTAEVRAKREKASSLPVRVLSDIDERTIALIAENQHKLPGVSIDPVTVRHYPRGRFAAHLLGYTGEVTDTELEVLAAQGYRPGDVMGRTGLERVFDIHLRGVPGRQQVEVDNRGRPMRTLAEIPPIPGKDLRIALDAELQEVAERELEGKIGAIVCLEPSTGEILALASSPDFDPNMFAGRIKPQDWRAINSPVKPLLNRAISSAYPPGSIFKIVTSVAAMEAGVVREDSKFMSTGVYYVGNRMFRDWKEGGFGRVDFHKALVMSIDTVYYELGLRLGPDRMAAAARAFGLGSPTGILLGHEAAGLIPDSAWKRERFKEKWYPGESANMSIGQGWVNITPIQAAVMIATVANGGRVVRPKLALPPGEDEAADPGIVNRWKPETWKMVRGSLADVVSHGTGTAAKVPGYTSGGKTGSAEAVKGQKTHGWFVCYSPADKPRIAISVLLEKAGHGGSVAAPIAGKLLRQFYGIPEATASPTPAPGAHYRTPRPSRSPAPAGPSGSAVVE
- the mreC gene encoding rod shape-determining protein MreC, producing the protein MPAAATARWPIRDVGFALAILALAGVTSWSSGRSMLLPELLSPGLRLVQAGYSAVRGGAGYLQDLDRLTRENHALGIKVNDLQRELTRRAEIESEVVRLRQLVGLASAIPEKGRFARIIGRSPDNWHARVYVDRGRRDGVAEGAVVMAPQGVVGKVMHAGERVAQVGLLTDPDNEVSCLNQRSRSPGVVAGEGEATLVMKYLQQQVDFRVGDMLVTSGMGGVYPKGLPLGRVARVLRHPNAITPQVTVVPEADLDRLEEVLILDPLPGVLK
- the mtaB gene encoding tRNA (N(6)-L-threonylcarbamoyladenosine(37)-C(2))-methylthiotransferase MtaB, which codes for MSGVPTIAFATLGCKTNQAETVNLLAQLQADLAVVPFDQGADIYVINTCTVTHEADRQSRQLVRRALRHNPDARIVVTGCAVDYASAEFGRLPGVRLAARNAQKDEIAGVVASWYGLTPGPERPPGPGAGGGHTRAWLKVAEGCANACSFCVIPAVRGAERSVPAGELVARARRLAEAGYREIVLTGTNIGSYGRDGASGLTRRAGRGTARGATLAPLIERLLAEVPEVARWRVSSIEPIDFPDDLLAAFAHERVCPHVHLCLQSGSDRILAAMRRRYNMATYRRLVDRLRAARPGLTLTTDVIVGFPGESEADFAATVDCLRDIGFAQVHLFPYSDRAGTHAAGLPDHVGPAAIADRMDRAEAAVRDLHSRWQAGWVGKDADALVERVGDTWATGTTAHYLKVRIPAAAVRANQLRRVRVEAVGDGLADATPVDLAVTRD
- the maf gene encoding septum formation inhibitor Maf yields the protein MLASASPRRAELLRQIGVAFRVATDCQVDETVQPGEDPIRAAERLAREKAAACRERYPESRAVVAADTMVVLDGKILGKPADPAEAAAMLGALSGRTHDVVTGWAVAGPDRVLAGAEITRVRFRVLTAPEIATYVATGEPLDKAGAYGIQGRAAVFVPEISGDYFTVVGLPLSRVGEALKSLGIPFGT
- a CDS encoding helix-turn-helix domain-containing protein produces the protein MERFAVLWRRFLGSDAAPARSWVPESPSELIAAWHQARRSQSLGALLNLARTGRGLSLLQLQTATGISGSYLVKLEHNLVPQPSLFALVQLAEALDLDVRSLLSRLAADAYSPRDLLALERRWRLCLQAQPGNRNGILMLEAISHLWAQTLNRV
- a CDS encoding rod shape-determining protein, translating into MGRFSRDMGIDLGTANTLVFVRGKGIVLREPSVVAIQQNQRNVALAVGEEAKQMLGRTPGNIIAIRPLMDGVIADFDVAETMLKHFIQKAHDGGGWFRPRMVIGIPSGVTGVERRAVQDAAYQAGAREVYLIEEPMAAAIGAGLPVSEPTGSMIVDIGGGTTEVAVISLGGIVVSKSVRIAGDELTDSIVHFLKKVHNLSIGERTAEEIKIRLGSAYPRGDEKIMEVRGLNLVSGLPRTVTISSSEVREAIQEPVTAIVDAVRDTLEKTPPELAADIIDRGIVLAGGGALLQGLDELISHDTEMPVHIADDPLSCVVLGTGRVLEEFPTLKRVVGTA
- the minD gene encoding septum site-determining protein MinD — translated: MSSGRVIVITSGKGGVGKTTTTANLGMALASMGEKVALIDADIGLRNLDLILGLENRIVYDIVDVVEGRCKLRQALIKDKRLPNLVLLPAAQTRDKSAVNPDQMRQLITDLQADGFGYILIDCPAGIEQGFRNATAGATEAIIVTNPEVSAVRDADRIVGLLEAAELRNPSLVVNKIKPHMVKNETMMSVEDVQEILSIRLLGIVPDDEAIVNSSNRGEPVTLQDGTRAGTAYRNIARRIRGEDVPLMDLEEGGFLTRIRKLFAGAR